In Nitratireductor thuwali, a genomic segment contains:
- a CDS encoding sugar-binding transcriptional regulator, translated as MAWLYHVEGLTQEKIAGLLNVSRMKVMRTLAATAQEHVVVTTVNADTTEQIALERALEKRWNLRSAIVVPAPEEARNLERAIGHAVARYLEEQLQDGMTLAIGGGATLHSSLAFMARRELANATVIGLVGSLPHSQWINPSIVATKVAERLKVDSYQISAPVVVDDPALRDRLWEQPSLRDVRERAARADMALLTVGEVSPDATIFRHGIVPKSLIEPLRRKGAVANMLCYFIDAGGRLVDHEINQRVMAIELDTVSRIPHVILAAGGKQKVEAILAALRAVPTQALITDAATAALLLQEADG; from the coding sequence ATGGCCTGGCTCTACCATGTCGAGGGACTGACCCAGGAGAAGATCGCCGGGCTTCTCAATGTCAGCCGCATGAAGGTCATGCGCACGCTGGCCGCCACCGCCCAGGAGCACGTCGTCGTCACCACCGTCAATGCGGACACGACCGAGCAGATCGCCCTTGAGCGCGCGTTGGAAAAGCGGTGGAACCTGCGCAGCGCCATCGTCGTGCCGGCGCCGGAGGAGGCCCGCAATCTGGAGCGCGCCATCGGCCATGCCGTCGCCCGTTATCTCGAGGAGCAGCTGCAGGACGGCATGACGCTGGCCATCGGCGGCGGCGCCACCCTGCATTCCAGCCTCGCCTTCATGGCCCGCCGCGAATTGGCGAACGCCACCGTGATCGGCCTCGTCGGCAGCCTGCCGCACTCGCAATGGATCAATCCTTCCATCGTGGCCACCAAGGTCGCCGAGCGGCTGAAGGTGGACAGCTATCAGATCAGTGCTCCGGTGGTCGTCGACGATCCGGCGCTGCGCGACCGTCTGTGGGAGCAGCCCTCGCTGCGCGATGTGCGCGAGCGGGCCGCGCGTGCCGATATGGCGCTTCTTACCGTCGGCGAGGTCTCGCCCGACGCAACGATCTTCCGGCACGGCATCGTGCCGAAGTCCCTGATCGAGCCTTTGCGCCGGAAGGGCGCGGTGGCCAACATGCTATGCTACTTCATCGATGCCGGCGGGCGGCTGGTGGACCATGAGATCAACCAGCGGGTGATGGCCATCGAGCTCGATACGGTCTCCCGCATCCCGCATGTCATCCTGGCGGCTGGAGGCAAGCAGAAGGTCGAGGCGATCCTTGCCGCCCTGCGCGCCGTGCCGACGCAGGCCCTGATCACCGATGCTGCGACCGCCGCGCTGCTGCTCCAGGAGGCCGACGGCTGA
- a CDS encoding ABC transporter substrate-binding protein, with translation MERKYMIRGAALAAALLASAAFAPAAFAEDLVLYTSQPDADAAETVDAFKAANPGIEVEIFRSGTSDLMTKLAAEFAAGSPQPDVLLIADAVSMETLKKDDRLMAYPEANVEGFEETAYDADRTYFGSKLITTGIAYNTAAAEKPEHWSDLTGEAYKNLTIMPSPLYSGAAAYMLSAFVNRDDLGWDYFETLQQNGLVAVRGNGAVLKAVASGEKAYGILVDFMAMNAKKDGSPIEFVFPEEGVTAVTEPVAIMSTAKNPDAAKKFVDFILSDEGQKLALKQGYLPAKPSVGRPDWLPEGTEVKIMSVDVEKVVEEIDENKKKFSTLFGG, from the coding sequence ATGGAACGCAAATACATGATCCGCGGGGCAGCCCTGGCGGCTGCACTGCTCGCATCCGCAGCCTTTGCCCCGGCCGCTTTCGCCGAGGATTTGGTCCTGTACACGTCACAGCCGGACGCCGACGCCGCAGAGACGGTGGATGCATTCAAGGCCGCCAATCCCGGCATCGAGGTCGAGATCTTCCGCTCCGGCACCAGCGATCTGATGACCAAGCTTGCGGCTGAGTTCGCCGCCGGCAGTCCACAGCCCGACGTGCTGTTGATCGCCGACGCGGTGAGCATGGAGACGCTGAAGAAGGACGACCGGCTGATGGCCTATCCGGAGGCCAATGTCGAAGGTTTCGAGGAAACCGCCTACGATGCTGACCGGACCTATTTCGGCTCGAAGCTGATCACCACAGGCATCGCCTACAATACCGCTGCGGCCGAAAAGCCCGAGCATTGGTCCGACCTTACCGGCGAGGCCTACAAGAACCTCACCATCATGCCGAGCCCGCTCTATTCGGGCGCGGCCGCCTACATGCTCTCGGCCTTCGTCAACCGCGACGATCTCGGCTGGGACTATTTCGAGACGCTGCAGCAGAACGGGCTCGTCGCTGTGCGCGGCAATGGCGCGGTGCTGAAAGCGGTGGCCAGCGGCGAGAAGGCCTACGGCATCCTGGTCGACTTCATGGCCATGAACGCCAAGAAGGACGGCTCGCCCATCGAATTCGTCTTTCCCGAGGAAGGCGTGACGGCGGTGACCGAGCCGGTGGCAATCATGTCCACGGCGAAGAACCCGGATGCGGCCAAGAAGTTCGTCGACTTCATTCTCTCCGACGAGGGGCAGAAGCTGGCGTTGAAGCAGGGCTACCTGCCGGCCAAGCCATCGGTCGGACGCCCCGACTGGCTGCCCGAGGGCACCGAAGTCAAGATCATGTCCGTCGACGTCGAGAAGGTCGTCGAGGAGATCGACGAGAACAAGAAGAAATTCTCCACCCTGTTCGGCGGCTGA
- a CDS encoding ABC transporter permease translates to MTVAFKERQGQQMALTVGIVVLIVVLSLLPMARLLQEVVLPGGRFSLDIIRSGLVDNSTWVATWNTLCVGLGGTLLALVLGVAVAILVSLTDVRQRQAFVLCFVTPLMIAPQVTALAWLQVFGPSSPMLDLLGMAPPLGTPNPLYSPEGIVLLLGIQYAPLVFLIVRAGLRKLPRELVEAAQSSGAGWFRVLRTVILPLMTPSIVGAAALTFVSCVGNFGIPAFLGIPANYLVLPTLIYQRLAGGGPAVLSEVAFLSVLIGIIAMVGIVLQDRIAKRRDFRITSTSLPAAPYRLGRWRVPVEIGMWLLIAFILVLPLIGLILTSLVRGYGVTLSADTATLENYRFVILEHAAAKRAFLNSLYLSATAAIFAVFVAIPLAYAIAWGKHRWIKALNLAVELPYALPGVVLAIASLLLFLKPMPITGIQIYNTVWIILYAYLARFLVLAVRPTIAGYFQLDRALEEAAQVAGAGLFTRMRTIIFPLIAPASIAGGLLIFMTALSELTVSALLWSSGSETIGVIIFSFEQGGDSKYAAAVSAIMVATTFLLMLLASLFANRLPDGVLPWRD, encoded by the coding sequence ATGACAGTCGCATTCAAGGAGCGTCAGGGCCAGCAGATGGCCCTGACGGTGGGGATCGTCGTCCTCATCGTCGTCCTTTCGCTGCTGCCCATGGCGCGGCTTCTTCAGGAGGTCGTTCTTCCGGGCGGCCGCTTTTCCCTCGATATCATCCGCTCCGGGCTTGTCGACAACAGCACTTGGGTGGCCACCTGGAACACCCTGTGCGTCGGCCTCGGCGGCACGCTGCTCGCGCTGGTCCTCGGCGTGGCCGTCGCCATCCTCGTATCGCTGACGGACGTGCGCCAGCGCCAGGCCTTCGTCCTGTGCTTCGTCACGCCGCTGATGATCGCGCCGCAGGTGACGGCGCTCGCGTGGCTGCAGGTTTTCGGACCGTCCAGCCCGATGCTGGACCTTCTGGGAATGGCGCCGCCGCTCGGCACGCCCAACCCGCTTTACTCACCGGAAGGCATCGTTCTCCTGCTCGGCATCCAGTATGCGCCGCTGGTCTTCCTGATCGTGCGCGCCGGGCTGCGCAAACTGCCGCGCGAACTGGTCGAAGCCGCGCAATCGAGCGGCGCCGGCTGGTTCCGCGTGCTGCGCACAGTCATCCTGCCGCTGATGACGCCGTCCATCGTGGGTGCGGCGGCGCTGACCTTCGTGTCCTGCGTCGGCAATTTCGGCATTCCGGCTTTTCTGGGCATTCCGGCAAACTATCTGGTGCTGCCGACGCTCATCTATCAGCGGCTGGCCGGCGGCGGCCCGGCGGTGCTTTCGGAGGTCGCCTTCCTTTCGGTGCTGATCGGCATCATCGCCATGGTCGGCATCGTACTGCAGGACAGGATAGCCAAGCGTCGCGACTTCCGCATCACGTCGACCTCGCTGCCCGCCGCGCCCTACAGGCTTGGCCGCTGGCGCGTTCCCGTCGAGATCGGCATGTGGCTGCTGATAGCCTTCATCCTGGTTCTGCCGCTGATCGGGCTCATTCTGACCTCGCTTGTGCGCGGCTATGGCGTCACGCTGAGCGCCGATACGGCGACGCTGGAAAATTACCGCTTCGTCATCCTTGAACATGCGGCCGCCAAGCGCGCATTTCTGAACAGCCTCTATCTGTCCGCTACCGCCGCCATCTTTGCCGTCTTCGTCGCCATCCCCCTTGCCTATGCGATCGCGTGGGGCAAGCATCGTTGGATCAAGGCGCTGAACCTGGCGGTCGAGCTGCCCTATGCGCTGCCGGGCGTGGTGCTGGCCATCGCGTCGCTGCTTCTGTTCCTGAAGCCGATGCCGATCACCGGCATTCAGATCTACAACACGGTGTGGATCATTCTTTATGCCTATCTGGCGCGTTTTTTGGTGCTGGCGGTAAGGCCGACCATCGCCGGCTATTTCCAGCTCGACCGGGCGCTGGAGGAGGCGGCCCAGGTGGCCGGCGCCGGGCTTTTCACCCGCATGCGCACCATCATCTTCCCGCTGATCGCGCCGGCGTCGATTGCCGGCGGCCTGCTCATCTTCATGACGGCGCTCAGCGAACTGACGGTGTCGGCACTGCTGTGGTCGTCGGGATCGGAGACCATCGGCGTCATCATCTTCTCCTTCGAGCAAGGGGGCGATTCCAAATATGCGGCGGCGGTCTCGGCCATCATGGTCGCGACCACCTTTCTCCTGATGCTGCTCGCCAGCCTCTTTGCAAACAGACTACCGGACGGAGTGCTTCCATGGCGGGATTGA